In Anaerococcus prevotii DSM 20548, the genomic window TATCCCCAGTTAGGGTCTGCCTTGTTTTTGAATGGAAGTACTGCATAGGCAATTCTTGGTCCAAGGTCTCTGGCAGGATTTATGGCATAACCTGTTAGTCCACCCAAAGACATACCGATTGAGACGATTATTCCGAATACTAAAAACTTATCAACTCCGACAGTTCCTGCTCCGTCTACTTGAGAAAGACCTAGGATAGCAAATACTAGTACGAAAGTACCGATGATTTCTGAAAGTAGGTTTCTAAAAGTATTTGGTATAGTTGGAGCTGTACAGAAAGTAGCTCTTACAGTGAGTGGTTCATCGCTAGTTGCATCGTAGTGGTCTTTAAAGAGAATATATACCAAAACAGCACCAACGAAGGCACCAGCCAATTGAGCTATGATATAAGCTGGTAAGTCAGAGTAAGCGACATCTCCCTTAAAAGCTAAGGCGATTGATAAAGCTGGGTTAAAGCTTGCGCCAGATAGTTTTCCAAATATAAATGCAGGGACTAGTACTGCAAGACCCCATGCAAATGTGATTTGGACAGAGCCTCCACCTTTTTGTCCACTCTTATTGAGTAAAACGTTTGCTACTACGCCGTCACCGAGTAGTATAAGAATCATTGTTCCGAAAAATTCACCCATTATAATATCTCTCATAAATTCCTCCTAATATAGATATCAGATAAGTAAACAAAAAGCAACAAGTAAAATATATTGTTGCCAGGCTCCTCGGATATTAAATTGTGAAAACATTTACACTTATAGTATAGCATGGACTTTAAAAAATATCAAGTATTTTATTTAAAATTTAAATCAAACATAGAAATTTGATAAAAGCTAAAATTTACACATAAACTATGGACAAAATATGAGATATATTATATGATTATCATGTAACTAAACAAGCATAATTAGGGAGGAATATATGAAAATTAGTAAAATTATGTCTGTTGTTTCTGCACTAACTTTATCACTTGCACTAACTTCTTGTGGAGGAGATACAGCAAATGATAAGAAGGATGATAATGCAAAGGCTCCTGCTGAGACAAGCGAGACAGCCGAAAATAAAGCAGAAGAAAATAAGGATGGCGAAGCTGAAACTCCTACTGGTGAAACAGTAAAAGTTACTATGGTAACTGACGAGGGTGGAGTTAACGATAAGAGCTTTAACCAATCAGCTTATGAAGGACTTAACGCTTACAAGGATGAAGGAAAATCTGACTTCGATTATATAGAATCACACTCAACAGCAGAATACCAACCAAACCTTGAATCTGCCCTAGATAGTGAATCAGATCTAATCCTAACTGTAGGTTACGCTTTATACAACGATACAGTTACTGCAGCTAAGGAAAATCCTGAACAAAAATACGCTATAATCGACAATGCAAATATCGATAAGGCAGAAAATCTATTAGGTATTACCTTTGCTGACCACCAAAACTCATTCTTAGTAGGATATATTGCAGGAATGAAATCAGAATCTAACCACGTAGGATTCGTAGGTGGACAAGTATCAGACGTAATTGACAGATTTGAATATGGTTTCAAGGCTGGTGTAAAACAAGCTGCTAGAGAAAAAGGTACTGACATCAAGGTAGATGTACAATACGCAAACAGCTACTCAGACCAAGCTAAGGGTAAAAACATCGCTAACCAAATGTATCAAGAAGGTGCAGATGTTGTAATGCACGCTGCTGGTGGAGTTGGTATCGGAGTAATCGAAGCTGCAAAAGAAAACGACAAATGGGTTATCGGAGTTGACCGTGACCAATCAGAAGAAGCACCAGATCATATGCTAGTTTCTACAATCAAGGGTGTAGGCGATGCAGTTAAACTTGTAATCGACGGACTTAACAAGGGTGAATTCGAAGGTGGTACAACAAAAGAATTTACACTTGCAGATGGAAAAGCAGTTGATATTGCTTACGCTAAAAACGACCTAGTTAGCCAAGAGGTTAAAGACAAGGTAGAAGAATTGAGAAAAGAAATCGTTGATGGCAAAATCGAAGTTCCACAAAACGAAGAAGAATTCAATTCTATGGGATATGATAAGTAAAATTTAAAATTAGCAGACTTGCTCCTGAGCATTCGGGAGTAAGTTTTCTGTCTTTTTTTTATAATATTTTTTAGATTTATGATATGATAAAGGTAGAAAGTTATTAAGGGGGAAACCTATGAAAAAATATTTTGATAAGGCCCCAGTTGTAAGTATGAGAAACATCACAAAGCGCTTTGGCTCTAAGGAAGTCTTGACAAATATAAACTTTGACCTTCACAAGTGCGAGGTCCACGCTCTCCTTGGAGAAAATGGTGCAGGCAAGACAACGCTTATGAATGTTCTCTACGGCATGTTTCCACCAAACGAGGGAAGTATTACAATTAATGGCAAGACCTTTGCTTCTATGACTCCTAAAAAGGCAATCGAAGCGGGAATTGGTATGGTGCACCAGCACTTTATGCTTATAGAGCCCTTGACTGTAACAGAAAATATTATCCTTGGCTATGAGAAATCCAAGGGATTATTCCTCGATAGGAAAAAGGCTTACGCTGAGGTAGAAAAGATAAGCAAAGAGTACAACCTAACAATCGACCCTAAGGCAAAGGTCGAAGACATATCAGTAGGTATGCAACAAAGGGTCGAAATCCTAAAGGCCCTATATCACGGGGCAGATATCCTAATCTTTGATGAGCCTACGGCAGTTCTTACCCCACAAGAGATTGTGGAATTTATAGAAATAGTCAAAAGACTTACCGAGCTAGACAAGTCAGTCATAATTATAACTCACAAATTATCTGAAATTAAGGCCATGGCTGATACTTGTACCATAATTAGGAGAGGTAAGTTTATAGACAAGGTCGATGTCAAAAGCGTTGACGAAAACATCCTAGCTGAAAAAATGGTAGGCCGTGATGTAAGCTTTAATGTCGACAAAAAAGCAATCGAAAAGGGCGGAGTTGTCCTAAATATCGAGGACTTATGGGTTAAGGATAAGAGAGGAATTGATGCTCTAAAAGGCCTTGACCTAAAGCTTCACGCTGGAGAAATTCTAGGAATTGCTGGAGTTGATGGCAATGGACAGACAGAATTAATCGATGCCATAACTGGAATGACTAAGGCAAATAGAGGAAGCGTGAACCTAAATGGAGTAGATATAACCAACGCTTCTACGAGAAAGATCCTTGATACTGGTATGAATTC contains:
- a CDS encoding BMP family lipoprotein; protein product: MKISKIMSVVSALTLSLALTSCGGDTANDKKDDNAKAPAETSETAENKAEENKDGEAETPTGETVKVTMVTDEGGVNDKSFNQSAYEGLNAYKDEGKSDFDYIESHSTAEYQPNLESALDSESDLILTVGYALYNDTVTAAKENPEQKYAIIDNANIDKAENLLGITFADHQNSFLVGYIAGMKSESNHVGFVGGQVSDVIDRFEYGFKAGVKQAAREKGTDIKVDVQYANSYSDQAKGKNIANQMYQEGADVVMHAAGGVGIGVIEAAKENDKWVIGVDRDQSEEAPDHMLVSTIKGVGDAVKLVIDGLNKGEFEGGTTKEFTLADGKAVDIAYAKNDLVSQEVKDKVEELRKEIVDGKIEVPQNEEEFNSMGYDK
- a CDS encoding ABC transporter ATP-binding protein — protein: MKKYFDKAPVVSMRNITKRFGSKEVLTNINFDLHKCEVHALLGENGAGKTTLMNVLYGMFPPNEGSITINGKTFASMTPKKAIEAGIGMVHQHFMLIEPLTVTENIILGYEKSKGLFLDRKKAYAEVEKISKEYNLTIDPKAKVEDISVGMQQRVEILKALYHGADILIFDEPTAVLTPQEIVEFIEIVKRLTELDKSVIIITHKLSEIKAMADTCTIIRRGKFIDKVDVKSVDENILAEKMVGRDVSFNVDKKAIEKGGVVLNIEDLWVKDKRGIDALKGLDLKLHAGEILGIAGVDGNGQTELIDAITGMTKANRGSVNLNGVDITNASTRKILDTGMNSIPEDRQKRGLILEYPIKDNLILERVGEEPFSTKGRLNFKNIDDNAKDLVGKFDIRPDDIEEKAISLSGGNQQKVIIAREISNNPDVLIAAQPTRGLDVGAIEFIHQYLVELRNQNKAVLLISFELDEIMDLSDRILVIYDGKIVGEKDPKETDEFEIGRLMAGGIDDK
- a CDS encoding MIP/aquaporin family protein; this translates as MRDIIMGEFFGTMILILLGDGVVANVLLNKSGQKGGGSVQITFAWGLAVLVPAFIFGKLSGASFNPALSIALAFKGDVAYSDLPAYIIAQLAGAFVGAVLVYILFKDHYDATSDEPLTVRATFCTAPTIPNTFRNLLSEIIGTFVLVFAILGLSQVDGAGTVGVDKFLVFGIIVSIGMSLGGLTGYAINPARDLGPRIAYAVLPFKNKADPNWGYSWIPVVGPILGGLLAVVIYNFIFI